The proteins below are encoded in one region of Mangifera indica cultivar Alphonso chromosome 7, CATAS_Mindica_2.1, whole genome shotgun sequence:
- the LOC123221505 gene encoding protein DMP10, translated as MTKSGSKSLSAAANLANLLPTGTVLAFQALAPSFSNGGSCLPANKYLTLSIIVFCSVVCFFSSFTDSFIDENGKLFYGIATFKGLYIFNKEDQEDKETDIEKVNAAGKKCNKNEEFRKLQKYRIHSKDFLHALLSLLVFLVFATSSTDVQRCLFPHAGANENTLMINLPIAVGAFASFLFMIFPTKRKGIGYAPAKKCPNCKGKPQT; from the coding sequence ATGACAAAATCTGGGTCCAAGTCTCTATCCGCAGCAGCCAACCTTGCCAACCTTTTGCCCACAGGCACAGTCCTTGCATTCCAAGCTCTTGCACCTTCATTTTCCAACGGTGGCTCCTGCCTGCCGGCGAACAAGTACCTCACCTTAAGTATCATTGTATTTTGTTCAGTTGTTTGCTTCTTCTCCTCCTTCACTGACAGCTTCATCGACGAAAATGGGAAGCTCTTTTACGGCATTGCTACATTCAAAGGCCTCTACATCTTCAACAAAGAAGACCAGGAAGACAAAGAAACCGACATCGAAAAGGTAAATGCTGCTGGCAAAAAATGCAACAAAAATGAGGAGTTTCGTAAGTTGCAGAAGTATAGAATCCATTCAAAAGACTTTTTGCATGCGCTTTTATCACTGCTGGTGTTCCTGGTATTTGCAACTAGTAGCACTGATGTGCAAAGGTGTTTATTTCCTCATGCTGGGGCTAATGAAAACACATTGATGATTAATCTGCCTATAGCAGTTGGGGCTTTTGCAAGCTTTCTGTTCATGATTTTTCCCACAAAACGTAAAGGGATTGGTTATGCGCCGGCCAAGAAATGCCCAAATTGCAAAGGAAAACCACaaacttga